One window of Nostoc sp. C052 genomic DNA carries:
- a CDS encoding cupin domain-containing protein gives MYATRCVIPVIKSPKDYQVYRINPNDTNRLAIIFDSTNANTSLTCCIEIFDVGGQTPPNRHQWAVEMFFVLKGEAIAMCDGKSATIKAGDSLLVPPTGTHLIKNTGSTRLYTLTVMVPNEDFSELIRSGIPSELDAEDMAVLGRFNALMPC, from the coding sequence ATGTACGCTACTCGTTGTGTAATTCCGGTGATCAAATCTCCCAAAGATTACCAAGTATATCGCATCAATCCCAACGACACTAATCGATTAGCAATCATCTTTGATTCCACAAATGCTAATACTTCCTTGACTTGCTGTATAGAAATTTTTGATGTTGGTGGACAAACACCGCCAAATCGCCATCAGTGGGCGGTGGAAATGTTTTTTGTTCTCAAAGGAGAAGCGATCGCTATGTGTGACGGCAAGAGTGCCACAATCAAAGCTGGGGATAGTTTATTAGTACCTCCTACTGGAACTCATTTGATTAAAAACACTGGTTCTACTCGCTTGTACACTTTGACTGTTATGGTTCCCAATGAAGACTTTTCAGAATTGATTCGCAGTGGTATTCCGTCAGAGTTAGATGCAGAAGATATGGCAGTATTAGGAAGATTTAATGCTTTGATGCCCTGTTAA
- a CDS encoding ABC transporter permease produces the protein MFKSLTKLDYLLKETFLGLLRGGWMNWAAVSTVTVLLFLFGLSLQTSWQVEKLLYQFGSQLEVSVYLEPDTRMENIEPLIAKMPEVAGIQTISKEEAWTKLVKEMRISDIEGATQQLGENPLVDEIKVKARNSQVVPNLATQLAKLRGVETVQYVDEAVKRIAQLHQGLNWITFTITIILTLTAIAVTTTTIRLIVMARRQEIEIMQLVGATSVWIYLPFILQGIAFGLVGGAIAWSFISVIQQFLGKLLVNQPEFIQVITNRVQLTPGEILLLPLILLSFGAAVGLMGSLFAVRRFAKG, from the coding sequence GTGTTTAAATCTCTCACGAAACTTGACTATCTACTGAAAGAAACTTTCCTCGGTTTACTGCGAGGGGGTTGGATGAATTGGGCAGCTGTAAGTACTGTAACGGTGTTACTGTTTTTATTCGGCTTGAGTCTGCAAACCTCTTGGCAAGTCGAAAAACTCCTCTATCAGTTTGGTAGCCAGTTAGAAGTATCAGTTTATCTTGAACCAGATACGCGGATGGAAAATATTGAGCCGCTAATCGCCAAAATGCCAGAGGTGGCGGGGATACAAACCATTAGCAAAGAAGAAGCCTGGACGAAGTTAGTTAAGGAAATGAGAATTTCTGATATTGAAGGTGCTACCCAACAACTAGGTGAAAATCCTCTGGTTGATGAGATAAAGGTGAAAGCCCGGAATTCTCAAGTTGTGCCAAACTTAGCAACCCAGTTGGCTAAGTTACGGGGAGTTGAAACGGTGCAGTATGTTGATGAAGCAGTCAAACGCATTGCTCAGTTGCACCAAGGTTTGAACTGGATTACTTTCACAATTACAATTATTCTGACTTTAACAGCGATCGCAGTTACTACCACCACAATTCGGCTAATTGTCATGGCGCGTCGCCAAGAAATTGAAATTATGCAGCTAGTGGGAGCAACTTCTGTTTGGATTTACCTGCCGTTTATTTTACAAGGAATTGCCTTTGGTTTAGTTGGTGGTGCGATCGCTTGGAGTTTCATTTCTGTGATTCAACAGTTTCTCGGTAAGTTGCTAGTCAATCAACCTGAGTTTATCCAAGTCATCACCAACAGAGTGCAACTCACTCCAGGAGAAATTTTATTATTGCCCCTGATTCTTTTGAGCTTCGGTGCAGCTGTAGGATTAATGGGAAGCTTATTTGCTGTCAGACGTTTTGCTAAAGGATAG
- the mnmE gene encoding tRNA uridine-5-carboxymethylaminomethyl(34) synthesis GTPase MnmE, translated as MSELFATTGTIAAIATAVVPQQGSVGIVRVSGSQAMALAQSLFHAPGRQVWESHRILYGYIRHPQTQQLVDEALLLIMKAPRSYTREDVVEFHCHGGIMAVQQVLQLCLENGARLAQPGEFTLRAFLNGRLDLTQAEGIADLVGAKSPQAAQSALAGLQGKLAHPIRQLRANCLDILAEIEARIDFEEDLPPLDHKFIISEIDKIAAEITRLLETKDKGELLRTGLKVAIVGRPNVGKSSLLNAWSRSDRAIVTDLPGTTRDVVESQLVVGGIPVQVLDTAGIRETTDQVEKIGVERSHRAANAADLVLLTIDASAGWTEGDREIYEKVQHRPLILVINKIDLLQEEDRKNIESKIQVAKSKIVTAAAQNQGIDALEIAILEIAQSGKVQAADMDLAINQRQAAALTKAKISLEQVQATIAQQFPLDFWTIDLRGAIQALGEITGEEVTESVLERIFSKFCIGK; from the coding sequence ATGTCAGAACTCTTTGCTACTACTGGAACTATAGCCGCGATCGCTACTGCTGTTGTCCCCCAACAGGGTAGTGTTGGTATTGTGCGGGTGTCCGGTTCTCAAGCAATGGCTCTAGCCCAAAGTCTCTTTCATGCACCAGGGCGACAAGTTTGGGAAAGTCACCGGATTCTCTACGGTTACATTCGCCATCCCCAGACGCAACAATTAGTGGATGAAGCCCTGTTGCTGATTATGAAAGCACCTCGTTCTTACACCCGTGAAGATGTTGTGGAATTCCATTGCCACGGGGGAATTATGGCAGTGCAGCAGGTATTACAATTGTGTTTGGAAAATGGGGCTAGACTCGCTCAACCTGGGGAATTTACTCTCCGCGCCTTTTTGAATGGAAGATTGGATTTAACTCAAGCTGAAGGTATTGCTGATTTGGTGGGAGCTAAATCGCCCCAAGCTGCTCAAAGTGCCTTAGCTGGTTTACAAGGAAAATTAGCTCATCCGATTCGGCAGTTACGCGCTAACTGTTTGGATATTTTGGCAGAAATTGAAGCTCGGATTGATTTTGAGGAAGACTTGCCTCCGTTGGATCATAAGTTCATCATATCAGAAATCGATAAAATTGCCGCAGAAATAACTAGATTATTGGAAACCAAAGACAAAGGTGAGTTGCTACGCACTGGTTTAAAAGTGGCAATTGTTGGGCGTCCGAATGTGGGTAAGTCGAGCTTATTGAACGCTTGGAGTCGTAGCGATCGCGCCATTGTGACTGATTTACCTGGTACAACCCGCGATGTGGTTGAATCTCAGCTAGTTGTCGGGGGAATTCCTGTACAAGTGCTAGATACTGCGGGGATTCGGGAAACAACAGACCAAGTGGAAAAAATTGGCGTCGAGCGATCGCATCGTGCCGCTAATGCAGCTGATTTAGTCTTGCTGACTATCGATGCTTCCGCAGGTTGGACAGAAGGCGATCGAGAAATTTACGAAAAGGTGCAACACCGTCCGTTGATTCTTGTAATTAACAAAATCGATTTATTACAAGAAGAGGATAGAAAAAATATTGAATCTAAAATTCAAGTTGCGAAATCCAAAATTGTTACAGCCGCAGCCCAAAATCAAGGTATTGATGCTTTAGAAATAGCAATTTTAGAGATAGCTCAATCTGGAAAAGTACAAGCGGCTGATATGGATTTAGCCATTAACCAAAGGCAGGCAGCAGCTTTAACTAAAGCAAAAATTTCTTTGGAACAGGTACAAGCAACAATTGCCCAGCAGTTCCCTCTTGACTTCTGGACAATTGACTTAAGAGGTGCAATTCAAGCTTTAGGAGAAATTACCGGAGAAGAAGTAACGGAGTCAGTTTTAGAGAGAATTTTCAGCAAATTTTGTATTGGAAAGTAG
- a CDS encoding isopenicillin N synthase family oxygenase, with translation MTNLQVADKEFSHLPIIDISALVSGKGDLCREAALRLRYSVASQINQACQESGFFYIIGHGVDENLQQRLEEISRQFFAQDLETKLKIRMALAGIAWRGYFPVGGELTSGKPDLKEGIYFGAEQGKEHPLVQAGTQMYGSNLFPANIPQFGETVLEYMEAMTNLGHILMTGIALSLGLEASYFADRYTSDPLVLFRIFNYPPNLSPSDGEPIWGVGEHTDYGVLTILKQDNSGGLQVKSKSHWVAAPPVPGSFVCNIGDMLEKMTAGLYRSTPHRVQNQSGNHRLSFPFFFDPNFDVEVKPIKLDHIVVNDHTDRWDQANIHDFRGTYGDYVLSKVSKVFPELQRSLL, from the coding sequence ATGACTAATTTACAAGTTGCTGATAAAGAGTTTTCACACCTCCCGATTATTGATATTAGCGCCTTGGTTTCTGGAAAAGGCGATCTCTGTCGAGAAGCCGCTTTGCGTCTACGCTATTCCGTAGCATCACAAATCAACCAAGCGTGTCAAGAATCAGGTTTTTTCTATATTATCGGGCATGGCGTAGACGAAAATTTGCAGCAGAGACTCGAAGAAATCAGCCGCCAGTTTTTCGCCCAGGATTTAGAAACTAAACTGAAAATCCGCATGGCTTTAGCAGGTATTGCCTGGCGAGGTTATTTCCCCGTTGGTGGCGAACTGACATCCGGTAAACCCGACTTGAAAGAAGGTATTTACTTTGGTGCAGAACAGGGAAAAGAACACCCACTAGTGCAAGCTGGTACTCAGATGTATGGTTCTAATCTCTTCCCCGCCAACATCCCCCAATTTGGCGAAACAGTGCTTGAATATATGGAAGCAATGACAAACTTGGGACATATTCTAATGACTGGTATTGCCCTAAGTTTGGGATTGGAAGCATCCTACTTTGCTGACCGTTACACCTCAGATCCCTTAGTGTTGTTTCGCATCTTCAATTATCCTCCAAACTTGTCACCGTCAGATGGTGAGCCGATATGGGGCGTTGGCGAACATACTGATTATGGCGTTCTGACCATTCTCAAGCAAGACAACTCAGGCGGATTACAAGTTAAATCCAAGTCACATTGGGTTGCTGCGCCTCCCGTTCCCGGTTCCTTTGTGTGCAACATCGGCGATATGCTAGAGAAAATGACAGCAGGTTTATATCGTTCTACACCTCATCGCGTACAAAACCAGTCGGGAAATCATCGCCTTTCGTTCCCCTTCTTTTTCGATCCCAATTTTGATGTCGAAGTGAAGCCAATTAAATTAGATCATATCGTGGTAAATGATCATACCGATCGCTGGGATCAAGCAAACATTCATGATTTTCGCGGAACCTATGGTGATTACGTTTTGAGTAAGGTGTCTAAAGTTTTTCCAGAATTGCAGCGATCGCTATTATAG
- a CDS encoding cysteine hydrolase family protein codes for MNLPFRTLGVSPNTWTVNHAIADITRPQKTPQPVILSTETKTLHLDLAKAAILVIDMQNDFCHPDGWLAHIGVDVTPARQPIEPLNNLLPELREVGVPVIWVNWGNRPDLLNISASSRHVYNPTGEGVGLGDPLPSNGARVLMAGSWAAAVVDELEQLPEDIRVDKYRMSGFWDTPLDSILRNLGRTTLFFAGVNADQCVLTTLCDANFLGYDCVLVKDCTATTSPEYCWQATLYNVKQCFGFVAESQAILTALQKSEE; via the coding sequence ATGAATCTGCCTTTTCGGACATTGGGAGTATCACCAAATACATGGACAGTGAATCATGCGATCGCAGATATCACTCGTCCTCAAAAGACCCCACAGCCTGTTATTTTATCAACAGAAACAAAAACCCTGCATCTAGACTTGGCAAAAGCTGCTATCCTCGTCATTGATATGCAAAACGACTTCTGTCACCCTGATGGCTGGTTAGCGCATATCGGCGTAGATGTAACTCCGGCGCGTCAGCCCATTGAACCTTTGAATAACTTACTTCCCGAACTGCGTGAGGTTGGTGTTCCAGTCATTTGGGTAAATTGGGGGAATCGTCCCGACTTGCTCAATATTAGTGCTAGTTCGCGTCACGTCTATAATCCCACAGGGGAGGGTGTGGGATTAGGCGATCCACTGCCGAGCAATGGTGCTAGAGTACTCATGGCAGGTAGTTGGGCTGCGGCGGTAGTAGACGAATTAGAACAGCTTCCCGAAGATATTCGTGTGGATAAATACCGCATGAGTGGGTTTTGGGATACGCCATTAGATAGTATCTTGCGGAATCTGGGAAGGACAACATTATTTTTTGCTGGTGTTAATGCTGATCAATGTGTGCTAACCACGTTATGTGATGCCAACTTCTTAGGATATGATTGCGTTTTAGTTAAAGACTGTACTGCTACTACTTCTCCTGAATATTGTTGGCAGGCGACACTGTATAACGTCAAACAATGCTTTGGTTTTGTTGCTGAATCGCAAGCAATTTTAACAGCGCTGCAAAAGAGTGAGGAGTGA
- the fdhD gene encoding formate dehydrogenase accessory sulfurtransferase FdhD, translating to MTMPTKSKTKATVWVMEKGQVHPRLDHLTTEEPLEIRLVPLQKTVAVTMRTPGADFELAAGFLYSEGVVSRREDIRRISYCVDESVDGEQRHNIVNVELRDGLILDLQPLERHFYTSSACGVCGKASLEALRLRGFPVIPSGPTVTPEIIYSLPDKLRAAQSIFTATGGLHAAALFDAQGQLLNLWEDVGRHNALDKLIGTALLSDELPLNNCIVLVSGRSSFEILQKSTTAGIPIVCSVSAPSSLAVSVAKEFGITLIGFLRGERFNIYTGLQRINAT from the coding sequence ATGACAATGCCAACTAAAAGCAAAACCAAAGCCACTGTTTGGGTAATGGAAAAAGGTCAAGTACATCCTCGTTTAGATCATCTCACTACAGAAGAACCTTTGGAAATCCGTCTTGTTCCTTTGCAGAAGACGGTAGCTGTTACTATGCGGACACCAGGAGCAGATTTTGAACTAGCTGCTGGTTTCCTCTACAGTGAAGGAGTCGTTAGCCGCAGGGAAGATATTCGACGTATTAGCTACTGTGTAGATGAATCGGTAGATGGTGAGCAACGCCATAATATCGTAAATGTAGAACTGCGGGATGGGTTAATTCTAGATTTACAGCCTTTGGAGCGTCATTTTTATACTAGTAGCGCCTGTGGGGTGTGTGGTAAAGCTAGCCTTGAGGCTTTGCGTCTGCGGGGATTTCCGGTGATTCCTTCTGGCCCAACGGTAACACCTGAAATTATATATAGCTTACCAGACAAGCTCCGGGCTGCTCAAAGTATCTTCACTGCTACAGGGGGTTTACACGCTGCGGCTCTCTTCGATGCTCAAGGACAACTGTTAAACCTATGGGAGGATGTTGGGCGACACAATGCTTTAGATAAATTGATTGGTACAGCTTTGCTCAGTGACGAGTTGCCTTTAAATAATTGTATTGTCCTGGTTAGCGGACGCTCTAGTTTTGAGATTTTGCAAAAGTCTACAACTGCTGGAATTCCCATTGTCTGTTCTGTTTCCGCTCCTAGTAGTTTGGCGGTATCTGTCGCCAAAGAATTCGGGATTACCTTAATTGGATTTCTGCGCGGAGAACGGTTCAATATTTATACTGGTTTACAAAGAATAAACGCTACTTAA
- a CDS encoding BamA/TamA family outer membrane protein, protein MHIQIAVVAIAVMLVGGQNLEAIANSQFSTEDGVEPTLQMEGGYAKYGDYIGSIPVDTQFVEFSQRVVKDIQIRFVNNKDQLLDDKGQPIKGRTQKDFIIGLLKLKPGQVFREDLLEADLQRLRRLESFNEVNVYRQEDTTNVNLIYEIKEREFPALIFGGGNNDDVGLYGQLGYRDANIGGINDKLDTTVQISGKDVQFHGQFTSRYRPQEPNRLGYTLSGFRSRNISGTFNEDIRLSNGDRVREGRFGGSVGVLKSFDEWDTAISLNYTRISLRDREYNVAQVDRLGSPLSVSGTGIDDLFTVSFAVSRDQRDRRNNPTQGSILTLSTEQAIPIGLGNISSNRLKGDYIQYLPVNWIGNGKPTDNPEMLAINFQIGTIIGDFPPADAFNIGGLDSVRGYGYGKVASGRSYGLASLEYRFPIFQSIGGVLFTDLASDFGSSDSVLGEPGVLRNKPGSGFGYGLGLRVNSSFGLIRGDLGISDQGEVRLEVTTGQRF, encoded by the coding sequence ATGCATATTCAAATAGCTGTAGTTGCGATCGCAGTAATGTTAGTAGGTGGGCAAAATCTCGAAGCCATTGCAAACTCGCAATTTTCTACCGAGGATGGCGTAGAACCTACATTACAGATGGAGGGAGGATATGCAAAATATGGTGATTATATCGGTTCAATTCCAGTAGATACTCAGTTTGTGGAGTTTTCTCAGAGAGTTGTCAAAGATATTCAGATTCGTTTTGTGAATAACAAAGATCAGTTACTCGATGACAAAGGTCAGCCGATTAAAGGACGCACTCAAAAAGATTTTATCATTGGTCTGCTGAAACTCAAACCTGGTCAGGTATTCCGTGAAGATTTACTAGAAGCAGACTTGCAACGATTGAGAAGATTAGAGTCATTTAATGAAGTCAATGTTTATCGACAAGAAGATACCACAAACGTTAATCTCATCTATGAAATCAAAGAGCGTGAATTCCCTGCTCTAATTTTCGGAGGCGGTAATAACGATGATGTTGGTCTATACGGTCAATTGGGTTATAGAGATGCAAATATTGGCGGTATTAACGATAAATTAGATACAACTGTGCAAATCAGTGGTAAAGATGTCCAATTTCATGGTCAATTCACTAGTCGTTATCGTCCTCAAGAACCAAACCGCTTAGGCTACACCCTTAGTGGCTTTCGTAGTCGTAATATATCGGGAACCTTCAACGAAGATATCAGATTGTCTAACGGTGACAGAGTGCGCGAGGGCAGGTTTGGCGGTTCTGTAGGAGTTTTAAAATCTTTTGATGAGTGGGATACAGCTATAAGTCTTAATTATACCAGGATTAGCCTACGCGATCGCGAATATAACGTTGCACAGGTAGATAGATTAGGGAGTCCTTTATCTGTGAGCGGTACTGGTATTGATGACTTATTTACCGTATCATTTGCTGTATCCAGAGATCAACGCGATCGCCGAAACAATCCGACTCAAGGCTCAATCCTCACCCTCAGCACAGAACAAGCGATTCCCATTGGACTGGGCAATATTTCCAGCAATCGCCTAAAGGGAGATTATATTCAGTATTTACCAGTTAATTGGATTGGTAACGGCAAACCAACCGACAATCCCGAAATGTTAGCGATTAATTTCCAAATTGGTACGATTATCGGAGACTTTCCACCCGCTGATGCTTTTAATATTGGTGGACTAGATTCTGTCAGGGGTTACGGTTATGGAAAAGTCGCCAGTGGTCGGAGTTATGGTTTAGCTTCGCTGGAATATCGTTTCCCAATCTTTCAGTCAATCGGAGGAGTTCTGTTTACTGACCTCGCTTCCGATTTTGGGTCTAGCGACAGCGTACTAGGCGAACCAGGAGTACTGCGAAACAAACCTGGAAGTGGCTTTGGTTACGGCTTAGGATTGCGAGTTAATTCATCCTTTGGGTTGATTCGAGGCGACTTAGGAATTAGCGACCAAGGAGAAGTTAGATTGGAAGTTACCACAGGTCAGCGGTTTTAA
- the def gene encoding peptide deformylase, whose amino-acid sequence MPSEIAVEKKKLKNPPLELHYLGDRVLRQAAKRISKVDDELRQIVREMLQTMYSKDGIGLAAPQVGIHKQLIVIDLEPENAANQPLVLINPTIKQVSRDLCVAEEGCLSIPNVFLEVKRPEVVEIAYKDEYGRPRTLKASDLLGRCIQHEMDHLNGVVFVDRVENSLTLAQELSKNGFSYQAVKPIA is encoded by the coding sequence ATGCCTTCTGAAATTGCTGTAGAGAAAAAAAAGTTAAAAAATCCACCTTTGGAGCTTCATTATTTAGGCGATCGCGTGTTGCGTCAAGCTGCAAAGCGAATTTCTAAAGTAGATGATGAACTTCGCCAAATAGTGCGCGAAATGCTGCAAACTATGTACAGCAAAGATGGCATTGGTTTGGCTGCACCCCAAGTAGGAATTCACAAACAATTAATTGTCATCGACCTAGAACCAGAAAACGCAGCTAATCAGCCTTTGGTGTTGATTAACCCCACCATTAAACAAGTCAGCCGCGACCTCTGTGTTGCTGAAGAAGGATGCTTAAGCATTCCCAATGTATTCCTAGAAGTGAAGCGCCCCGAAGTCGTGGAAATCGCCTATAAAGACGAATACGGTCGTCCCCGGACATTAAAGGCTAGTGACCTTTTGGGACGCTGCATTCAGCACGAGATGGATCACCTCAACGGTGTGGTATTTGTAGACCGTGTGGAAAACTCCTTGACTTTAGCCCAGGAGCTATCTAAGAATGGCTTCTCGTATCAAGCGGTGAAACCAATAGCATAA
- a CDS encoding serine hydrolase — MNLRFLAFSKILFATVFVISLGFAGYLVGDNISQRVIGKSLAKQVMPTSTVGKSSQLQTLLNEIVAEQRIPGAVMYIITPKGSWLGASGVDDLSSKTRMKPTDGFSIASMSKTFMAVVVLKLVEQGKIELDRAIATYLPADISPHIVNSDKITVRQLLSHTSGVAEYLETKEFIQATAKRSRSQPWTAREAIQYMYQEEPQANPGEKFIYTDCNYILLELIVENITKGTLAQAIRSQILKPLGLKHTFTELREPAIGEVATGYGDRNKDGKLDSYAQVNDGNGLGDGGLVSTAEDLAKFAKALFVKKTLLSSKMMKEMLKFRDNGEGYSYGLGVERFSSPLETAIGHSGTAYGFVTLLAYLPHQNTTIIVLLNNQNVDIKSVARTGLDVVENK; from the coding sequence ATGAACCTAAGATTTTTGGCTTTCAGTAAAATTTTATTTGCAACAGTCTTTGTAATTTCTCTTGGTTTTGCAGGATACTTAGTGGGTGATAACATTAGTCAGAGAGTAATTGGAAAATCTCTTGCTAAACAAGTTATGCCTACCTCCACCGTCGGAAAAAGTTCTCAACTACAGACCCTTTTAAATGAGATAGTTGCAGAACAGCGAATTCCTGGTGCAGTCATGTATATTATTACACCTAAAGGTTCTTGGCTAGGAGCATCTGGTGTGGATGACTTGTCAAGTAAAACTCGGATGAAACCCACAGATGGCTTTTCTATTGCCAGCATGAGTAAAACTTTTATGGCGGTGGTTGTGCTGAAATTAGTGGAGCAAGGAAAGATAGAATTAGATCGGGCGATCGCAACCTACCTACCAGCAGACATCAGTCCTCATATTGTCAACAGCGACAAAATTACAGTTCGTCAACTGCTCAGCCATACTAGTGGTGTTGCTGAATACCTAGAAACAAAAGAGTTTATTCAAGCTACTGCAAAAAGAAGTCGCTCACAGCCTTGGACAGCCAGAGAAGCTATTCAGTATATGTACCAGGAAGAACCGCAGGCAAATCCTGGAGAAAAATTTATTTATACTGATTGCAACTATATTCTTTTGGAACTGATTGTTGAAAATATCACAAAAGGAACTCTCGCCCAAGCAATCCGCAGTCAGATTTTAAAACCATTAGGATTAAAACATACCTTCACAGAACTGCGCGAACCGGCAATTGGCGAAGTAGCTACAGGTTATGGCGATCGCAATAAGGATGGTAAGCTAGATAGCTACGCCCAAGTCAATGATGGCAATGGTTTAGGAGATGGGGGATTAGTTTCAACAGCAGAGGATTTAGCCAAATTCGCTAAAGCATTATTTGTCAAAAAAACCTTACTCTCCTCGAAGATGATGAAAGAAATGCTGAAATTTCGAGATAATGGCGAAGGCTATAGCTATGGGTTGGGTGTAGAACGGTTCTCATCTCCTTTGGAAACAGCAATTGGGCATAGTGGTACAGCTTATGGCTTCGTAACATTGCTTGCATATTTACCCCATCAAAATACCACCATAATAGTGCTGCTAAACAATCAGAATGTTGATATTAAATCAGTAGCTAGGACAGGTCTAGATGTTGTTGAGAATAAATAA
- a CDS encoding DUF3598 family protein, with translation MKSQWECFLQNLGVWEGSFTNFSPQGILLNDTPSCLSLEHLNNSQKVRLTLSRSGQDVVRDFSSVGGGLLFFENGSFSEGLIQLGPFSEFGGELAFVHENRRLRLVQLFDNIGQLKELILIREHLAGTPAAERPPLQINDLLGEWQGEAITIYPDWRSPDTYSTIFKLQLDDTGRLIQNTSFGDRTITSTASIKGPIVLFDQDPEKQVQVLFLPDGASATSPLKVQLRQPFFLEVGWLIQPNLRQRMIRSYNDKGEWVSLTLVTEEKV, from the coding sequence ATGAAATCGCAATGGGAATGTTTTTTGCAGAATCTCGGTGTTTGGGAAGGTTCATTTACCAATTTTTCTCCCCAAGGAATACTTTTGAATGACACTCCTAGTTGTCTTTCCCTAGAACATTTGAACAATAGCCAGAAAGTGCGACTAACTCTGAGTCGTTCGGGACAAGATGTAGTCAGAGACTTTAGTTCTGTGGGAGGGGGTCTGCTATTTTTTGAAAATGGTTCATTTTCTGAAGGTTTAATTCAGCTAGGGCCATTTTCCGAATTTGGTGGAGAACTCGCCTTTGTTCATGAAAATCGCCGCTTGCGTCTGGTGCAACTGTTTGATAATATTGGTCAGCTAAAGGAACTCATCTTAATTCGAGAACATCTTGCTGGAACGCCAGCAGCAGAACGTCCACCCTTGCAGATAAATGATTTGTTGGGAGAATGGCAAGGCGAAGCAATTACAATATATCCAGATTGGCGATCGCCTGATACTTACTCTACAATCTTCAAATTACAACTTGATGATACTGGGCGATTAATTCAAAATACATCTTTTGGCGATCGCACAATTACCTCAACTGCTAGCATCAAAGGCCCCATTGTTCTCTTTGACCAAGATCCAGAAAAGCAGGTACAAGTATTATTTTTACCAGATGGTGCTTCTGCAACTTCTCCTCTCAAGGTGCAGTTACGCCAACCATTTTTTCTGGAAGTGGGTTGGTTAATCCAGCCAAATCTGCGCCAACGAATGATTCGCAGTTACAACGATAAAGGCGAATGGGTTAGTCTAACGTTAGTTACTGAAGAAAAGGTGTAA